A single window of Chloracidobacterium thermophilum B DNA harbors:
- a CDS encoding FHA domain-containing protein, translating to MAAPTPVPLLWVLNTDLPPYPVEVTRFPFTIGRHSSHHLPLRHAAVSRHHAEIIRPDTGDILLRDLHSSGGTLVNGEPVSEATLADGDEITLGKVGGIRLLYLTQPALTPLLLSYPEQGQVQRLVLGEGRFTIGRNADCSLMLKSASVSRYHAEIIHQPDGSYQIRDLNSIGGTFVNGQSIREVTLNSGDTIVVSRPAAARLRFVSACQPKTVFGTDEALTEETAPDTTLVLDERQTRFLNPELMATAANLNARMLRRLTSLCDITHQLMAQSSVPALAEAWLTALFAALPLDYGIVLVGNRRTQQLEVAGTHGQGRPSRSILARVQRDRVGCLSSDVRSDERFATTQSLALTSTRAILAVPIASGKHFWGVGYFSNEHHPGAFESEDLEFVMATARTAGLMLDNLHLICELRATQDLLVQADRLATMDKMCASISHELRNRLALISGVELIRLKYPHDPDVLRLTDLALHGQRRALELVEEIRLFARNAPAQYAFEHRALRPMLERLLSLICVDTELKQRTATFQVQADPHAVVNEAKIEQVLINLIRNAVDATPPGSGAIDITLGLEQGMATIHVTDNGHGIPPDLLPRIWEPFFTTKGEHGTGLGLEICRRIVEAHHGSLRCTSQVGVGTCFTILLPAVSPQPQPGTPQSTGRLVGEPRPAQPAGV from the coding sequence ATGGCCGCTCCCACCCCTGTCCCTCTGCTCTGGGTTCTCAACACTGACCTGCCGCCATATCCCGTTGAAGTCACCCGCTTTCCCTTCACCATAGGGCGGCACAGCAGCCATCACCTGCCGCTGCGGCATGCGGCCGTCTCCCGCCACCACGCGGAAATCATCCGCCCGGATACCGGCGACATTCTGCTCCGCGACCTCCACAGCAGTGGCGGCACGCTGGTCAACGGCGAGCCGGTGTCCGAAGCCACCCTGGCCGACGGGGACGAGATCACGCTGGGCAAAGTCGGCGGCATCCGCCTGCTCTACCTGACCCAACCCGCGCTGACCCCTTTGCTGCTGTCCTACCCGGAGCAGGGACAGGTGCAGCGTCTTGTGCTGGGCGAAGGCAGGTTCACCATCGGGCGCAATGCCGATTGCAGCCTCATGCTCAAAAGCGCGAGCGTTTCCCGCTACCATGCCGAGATCATCCACCAGCCCGACGGCAGTTACCAGATACGCGACCTCAACAGCATTGGCGGCACGTTCGTCAACGGGCAATCCATCCGCGAAGTTACTCTCAACAGTGGCGACACCATCGTCGTCTCCCGCCCGGCGGCCGCGCGGCTCAGATTCGTCAGTGCCTGTCAGCCCAAGACGGTTTTCGGCACCGATGAGGCCCTGACCGAAGAAACCGCCCCGGATACGACGCTGGTGCTGGACGAGCGCCAGACGCGCTTTCTCAACCCGGAACTCATGGCGACCGCCGCCAACCTCAATGCCAGGATGCTGCGGCGGCTGACCAGCCTCTGTGACATCACCCATCAGCTCATGGCCCAGTCCAGTGTGCCGGCGCTGGCCGAAGCCTGGCTGACAGCGCTCTTTGCCGCTCTGCCGCTCGATTACGGCATCGTTCTGGTTGGCAACCGCCGGACCCAGCAACTCGAAGTCGCCGGAACACACGGGCAGGGGCGTCCGAGCCGGAGTATCCTGGCCCGGGTACAGCGCGACCGGGTCGGCTGCCTGAGCAGCGATGTGCGGTCCGACGAGCGCTTTGCCACCACCCAGAGCCTGGCCCTGACAAGCACCCGCGCCATTCTCGCCGTCCCCATTGCTTCGGGAAAGCACTTCTGGGGGGTAGGCTACTTTTCCAACGAACACCATCCGGGCGCCTTTGAAAGTGAAGACCTGGAATTCGTCATGGCCACGGCCCGTACGGCCGGGTTGATGCTGGACAACCTCCATCTCATCTGCGAACTCCGCGCCACCCAGGACCTGCTCGTGCAGGCTGACCGGCTGGCGACGATGGACAAGATGTGCGCCTCGATTTCCCACGAACTGCGCAACCGGCTCGCCCTCATCAGCGGCGTCGAACTCATCCGACTGAAGTACCCCCATGACCCGGACGTGCTGCGGCTGACTGACCTTGCCCTGCACGGGCAGCGCCGGGCCCTGGAGTTGGTCGAGGAAATCCGGCTCTTTGCCCGCAATGCCCCGGCCCAGTATGCCTTCGAGCACCGCGCCCTCCGCCCCATGCTCGAACGGCTTTTGTCGCTCATCTGCGTGGATACCGAACTCAAACAGCGCACCGCCACGTTCCAGGTGCAGGCCGACCCACACGCCGTCGTCAACGAGGCCAAGATCGAGCAGGTCCTCATCAACCTCATCCGTAACGCCGTGGATGCCACGCCGCCCGGCAGCGGCGCCATAGACATCACCCTTGGGCTGGAACAGGGCATGGCGACCATTCACGTCACTGACAACGGGCATGGCATCCCACCTGACCTCCTGCCGCGTATCTGGGAGCCGTTCTTCACCACCAAAGGCGAACACGGCACGGGTCTGGGGCTGGAAATCTGCCGCCGGATTGTCGAGGCCCACCACGGCAGCCTGCGCTGCACCAGCCAGGTTGGCGTCGGCACCTGCTTCACCATTCTGCTGCCGGCCGTTTCCCCCCAACCGCAGCCCGGCACGCCCCAGTCCACCGGGCGACTGGTCGGCGAACCGCGCCCGGCGCAACCGGCCGGCGTCTGA
- a CDS encoding FAD-dependent oxidoreductase has translation MSSFNALPQLGSAAIREAYPRTYAAFCGMPEGEVWFERLVELDLHRHRLLATPQPMVVFGAASGPQPAVAETFDVIVAGGCFGLIVGATLAAHYGWRVLVFDRHRVGRTHRDWNISRGELQRLNEAGLFTPSEMEAFITAEYDGGFVKFHAEGCPIAAAPLWFDDVLTLAVSSDRLLAQCRQKLLAAGGSRCLDQATLEQVQVEAEGVTVVVRQVEAGRLAFRGQLFIDTMGTLSPIARQLNPRETVSYLCPTVGTIATGFATGSAADEVNARVGEILVTTGHAQDGRQLLWEGFAGQDGEFTTYLFHYAPVADIGRLSLLALFETYFETLPQYKRPGAGFAFRRPVFGYIPGLHHVGLGPQKRTAAHRVLLLGDAASLNSPLTFCGFGSLVRNLRRITHLIDLALKGQHLDEASLRLINAYEPGVAIMAAFTRYMVADEGEDPKAVNELLNIVMEALHQLPPSVRTGLFQDRMAWGDFVKLMLQMQKLHPNIWEAVPRKLGMVYTSAWVLNFVEFSAFALQKELAGVMGQLGRGLREDFYNYANYYRYALA, from the coding sequence ATGAGTTCGTTCAATGCGTTACCCCAGCTTGGCTCGGCTGCCATTCGTGAAGCCTATCCCCGCACCTATGCTGCGTTTTGCGGTATGCCGGAAGGGGAAGTCTGGTTTGAGCGACTGGTCGAGCTGGACCTTCACCGGCATCGCCTGCTGGCGACGCCCCAGCCCATGGTCGTGTTTGGCGCGGCTTCCGGGCCGCAGCCGGCAGTGGCTGAGACCTTTGATGTCATTGTGGCCGGCGGCTGTTTTGGCCTGATTGTTGGTGCGACGCTGGCGGCGCACTATGGCTGGCGGGTGCTCGTGTTTGACCGGCACCGGGTGGGGAGAACCCATCGGGACTGGAACATTTCACGGGGTGAACTGCAACGGCTGAACGAGGCCGGGTTGTTTACGCCGTCCGAGATGGAAGCCTTCATCACGGCCGAGTATGACGGCGGGTTCGTCAAGTTCCATGCAGAAGGCTGCCCGATTGCGGCCGCGCCGCTGTGGTTTGACGACGTATTGACGCTGGCAGTGTCGTCGGACCGGCTGCTGGCGCAGTGCCGGCAGAAGTTGCTGGCGGCTGGCGGCAGCCGGTGTCTGGACCAGGCGACGCTGGAGCAGGTGCAGGTTGAGGCAGAGGGCGTGACCGTCGTCGTCCGGCAGGTTGAAGCGGGCCGGCTGGCGTTTCGGGGGCAGTTGTTCATTGACACGATGGGAACGCTGTCGCCGATTGCCCGGCAGCTCAACCCACGGGAGACGGTGAGCTATCTGTGTCCGACGGTCGGGACGATTGCCACGGGCTTTGCGACCGGTTCGGCGGCGGATGAAGTCAATGCGCGGGTCGGGGAAATTCTGGTAACGACCGGGCATGCGCAGGACGGGCGGCAGTTGCTGTGGGAAGGGTTTGCCGGGCAGGACGGGGAGTTTACGACCTACCTGTTTCACTACGCGCCGGTGGCAGACATCGGGCGGCTGTCGTTGCTGGCGTTGTTTGAGACGTACTTTGAGACGTTGCCGCAGTACAAGCGGCCCGGAGCGGGGTTTGCCTTCCGGCGGCCGGTGTTCGGGTACATTCCGGGGCTGCACCACGTGGGTCTGGGGCCGCAGAAGCGGACGGCGGCGCACCGGGTGTTGCTGCTGGGGGATGCGGCATCGTTGAATTCGCCGTTGACGTTTTGCGGTTTTGGTTCGCTGGTGCGGAACCTGCGGCGGATCACGCATCTGATTGACTTGGCGCTCAAGGGGCAGCATCTGGATGAGGCGTCGTTGCGGCTCATCAACGCCTACGAGCCGGGCGTGGCGATTATGGCGGCGTTTACGCGCTACATGGTGGCCGATGAGGGCGAGGACCCGAAGGCCGTCAACGAGTTGCTCAACATCGTCATGGAGGCGCTGCATCAGTTGCCGCCGTCGGTACGGACGGGACTGTTCCAGGACCGGATGGCGTGGGGGGATTTTGTGAAGCTGATGTTGCAGATGCAGAAGCTGCATCCGAACATCTGGGAAGCCGTACCGCGCAAGTTGGGGATGGTCTATACGTCGGCCTGGGTGCTGAACTTCGTGGAGTTTTCTGCCTTTGCCCTGCAGAAGGAGTTGGCCGGGGTGATGGGGCAGCTTGGGCGCGGATTGCGGGAGGATTTTTACAACTACGCCAACTATTACCGTTATGCCCTGGCATGA
- a CDS encoding CHAT domain-containing protein, producing MKASPSPPWPSPSTSLDNRPPHKPTTNRPSPFSRPSATGRAKPTSSTIPRLPGTRREADAILALVPKSRRLSMTDFAANRENFLTGDLPRYRLLHIASHGLVDNERPELSSLLVSRFDATGQPREGIVGLPDIFNLQLSAELVVLSACKTGLGTFVRGEGLVGLTRGFMYAGASQIVVSLWSISDQSTARLMTHFYRALLRDKRPPAAALRQAQLDMRRESRYRHPFFWAPFQVHGQWSPANSD from the coding sequence GTGAAGGCGTCACCCTCGCCTCCCTGGCCGTCACCTTCAACCAGCTTGGACAACCGGCCACCGCACAAACCCACTACGAACAGGCCCTCGCCCTTTTCCAGGCCGTCGGCGACCGGACGAGCGAAGCCAACATCCTCGACCATTCCCCGCCTGCCCGGCACCCGCCGCGAAGCCGATGCCATCCTCGCCCTGGTGCCCAAATCCAGACGCCTGTCCATGACGGACTTCGCGGCCAACCGCGAGAACTTTCTCACCGGCGACCTGCCCCGATACCGCCTCCTCCACATTGCCTCCCACGGCCTGGTGGACAACGAGCGCCCGGAACTATCCAGCCTTCTGGTGTCACGGTTTGATGCCACGGGGCAACCGCGCGAAGGCATCGTCGGGCTGCCGGACATCTTCAACCTGCAACTGTCCGCCGAACTCGTCGTCCTGAGCGCCTGCAAAACCGGACTGGGCACGTTTGTCCGCGGCGAAGGGCTGGTCGGGCTGACCCGTGGCTTCATGTATGCCGGCGCGTCCCAGATTGTCGTCAGCCTGTGGAGCATCAGCGACCAGTCCACGGCGCGGCTGATGACCCACTTCTATCGCGCCCTGCTTCGGGACAAACGTCCCCCGGCCGCGGCCCTGCGCCAGGCGCAACTGGACATGCGACGCGAATCCCGGTACCGCCACCCCTTTTTCTGGGCCCCTTTTCAGGTTCACGGTCAGTGGTCGCCCGCCAACTCAGATTGA